Proteins encoded by one window of Zerene cesonia ecotype Mississippi chromosome 8, Zerene_cesonia_1.1, whole genome shotgun sequence:
- the LOC119828572 gene encoding uncharacterized protein C14orf119 isoform X2, with translation MSNSGLTSEAQLRYMIQWFEEFSELQREDFLPILAAAHGDQPQQLAAGLASLTCEDKPVSLFQCRIKLFNEWYPTWTEEQRDRLLKAVMEIDTDFGSKLQDILINGVKVNGTDDFFSTNEPVEEKKTEENTDDIPNSQSDDNSLANQEIAVEIAAAS, from the exons ATGTCAAACTCAGGGTTAACATCAGAAGCCCAGTTAAGATACATGATTCAATGGTTTGAGGAGTTCAGTGAACTGCAGAGGGAGGATTTCCTTCCAATACTAGCTGCAGCACATGGAGACCAGCCACAGCAGCTTGCGGCTGGCCTAGCCTCCCTCACCTGTGAAGATAAACCCGTCAGCTTGTTCCAGTGTCGT ataaaattattcaatgaatGGTATCCCACATGGACTGAAGAACAAAGAGACAGACTATTGAAAGCTGTTATGGAGATAGACACAGACTTTGGCAGCAAACTGCAAGACATCCTCATCAATGGAGTTAAAGTCAATGGCACAGATGATTTCTTCAGTACAAATGAACCAGTTGAGGAGAAAAAAACTGAGGAAAATACTGATGACATTCCAAACAGTCAATCAGACGATAACAGCCTTGCAAACCAAGAGATTGCCGTCGAAATTGCAGCTGCCTCTTAA
- the LOC119828572 gene encoding uncharacterized protein C14orf119 isoform X1, which translates to MSFLFGSAVCLSVVPENSVTEYRYTPRSMSNSGLTSEAQLRYMIQWFEEFSELQREDFLPILAAAHGDQPQQLAAGLASLTCEDKPVSLFQCRIKLFNEWYPTWTEEQRDRLLKAVMEIDTDFGSKLQDILINGVKVNGTDDFFSTNEPVEEKKTEENTDDIPNSQSDDNSLANQEIAVEIAAAS; encoded by the exons ATGAGTTTTTTGTTTGGATCTGCTGTATGTTTATCTGTTGTTCCCGaaa atTCAGTTACGGAATATAGATATACACCACGCAGCATGTCAAACTCAGGGTTAACATCAGAAGCCCAGTTAAGATACATGATTCAATGGTTTGAGGAGTTCAGTGAACTGCAGAGGGAGGATTTCCTTCCAATACTAGCTGCAGCACATGGAGACCAGCCACAGCAGCTTGCGGCTGGCCTAGCCTCCCTCACCTGTGAAGATAAACCCGTCAGCTTGTTCCAGTGTCGT ataaaattattcaatgaatGGTATCCCACATGGACTGAAGAACAAAGAGACAGACTATTGAAAGCTGTTATGGAGATAGACACAGACTTTGGCAGCAAACTGCAAGACATCCTCATCAATGGAGTTAAAGTCAATGGCACAGATGATTTCTTCAGTACAAATGAACCAGTTGAGGAGAAAAAAACTGAGGAAAATACTGATGACATTCCAAACAGTCAATCAGACGATAACAGCCTTGCAAACCAAGAGATTGCCGTCGAAATTGCAGCTGCCTCTTAA
- the LOC119828716 gene encoding spaetzle-processing enzyme-like has protein sequence MDKQWTWNEIKNHPAWKRLDTFDCGFSASDRIIGGMNAALGQFPWIVRIGYKVDGEDDLDWMCGGALVTDRHILTAAHCIQTSGEGFELSAIRMGEHNTETDPDCQLHLCAPRYQDRKVKLKKIHPNFNKPAFHNDIGIILLDKPVQINDYVSPICLPRGEQLSDLKIGELLTVAGWGKMNMTTEERAKVLQFVSVPIVKPETCGAFSKGFKLSKSEICAGAQLNKDACGGDSGGPLMKVFDTPEGPKSHLMGVVSFGPTICGIRKPAVYASVSHFIKWILDNILHCS, from the exons ATGG ATAAGCAATGGACGTGGaatgaaatcaaaaatcaCCCAGCTTGGAAGAGATTGGACACATTTGATTGTGGTTTCAGCGCCTCAGATCGAATCATCGGAGGCATGAACGCCGCTTTAGGACAATTCCCTTGGATCGTACGCATTGGATACAAAG TTGATGGTGAGGATGATCTTGACTGGATGTGCGGTGGAGCGTTGGTAACCGACCGTCATATTCTGACGGCAGCCCATTGCATCCAGACCTCGGGAGAAGGTTTTGAGTT ATCGGCTATTCGTATGGGTGAGCACAACACAGAGACAGATCCAGATTGTCAACTGCATCTGTGTGCGCCGCGCTATCAAGACAGAAAAGTAAAGCTAAAGAAAATACACCCGAATTTTAACAAACCAGCTTTTCACAACGACATTGGTATCATTCTCCTTGACAAGCCAGTCCAAATAAATG aTTATGTATCGCCAATATGTTTGCCACGTGGAGAGCAACTATCTGATCTAAAAATTGGAGAGTTGCTTACAGTTGCCGGCTGGGGTAAAATGAACATGACTACAGAGGAACGAGCTAAAGTATTGCAGTTCGTTTCG gttCCAATTGTAAAACCAGAAACCTGTGGGGCGTTTAGTAAAGggtttaaattatcaaaatcggagATATGTGCGGGTGCGCAGCTCAACAAGGACGCGTGTGGAGGTGACTCAGGAGGACCTCTCATGAAG gtGTTTGATACTCCAGAGGGACCAAAAAGTCATTTAATGGGTGTGGTATCGTTTGGACCAACGATTTGTGGCATCAGGAAACCGGCAGTGTACGCATCAgtttcacattttataaaatggatTTTAGATAACATACTGCATTGTTCTTGA
- the LOC119828399 gene encoding CLIP domain-containing serine protease 2-like — translation MYNMCIKICVISFILLSSALCAKDVCQHDSQCKRVTQCPGIYENLQTSNKRLLFINLLKTLGCGFDTDETPMICCPKLLASANGTDLLPDISICGTQNEYRIVGGTQTEIDEHPWMALLKYTKPKGSGYYCGGVLISSRYVLTAAHCIKGADLPSTWNLSEVRLGEWNLKTTQDCNRDDCALPVVNVPIEEVIPHDQYSAHDGNQQYDIALIRLANEVNFTDFVKPICLPHAPEFKSMKFEGMTMEVAGWGKTETKSTSDVKLKVRLPVIKEDDCKEIYSAANRVITDRQMCAGGLSGEDSCRGDSGGPLMGQDNTNNKGKWFAVGIVSYGPSPCGTLGWPGVYTRVTYFTDWIISNMRS, via the exons atgtataatatgtgtataaaaatttgtgttataagtttcattttattgtcgTCTGCTCTATGTGCTAAAG atGTATGCCAACATGATTCACAATGTAAGAGAGTAACTCAATGTCCAGGCATATACGAGAATTTGCAGACAAGTAACaaacgattattatttataaatttactcaaAACACTTGGGTGCGGTTTTGACACGGATGAAACTCCCATG ATATGCTGCCCAAAACTTTTGGCCTCAGCTAATGGGACAGATTTGTTACcagatatttcaatttgtgGTACACAAAATGAATATAGAATTGTTGGCGGGACACAGACTGAGATTGATGAGCATCCATGGATGGCACTGTTGAAGTATACGAAAC CAAAGGGAAGTGGATATTACTGTGGCGGAGTGTTAATATCTTCTAGATATGTTCTCACAGCAGCACATTGTATAAAAGGAGCGGATTTACCATCAACATGGAATTT GAGTGAAGTGCGTCTCGGAGAATGGAATCTAAAAACAACTCAAGATTGTAACCGAGACGATTGCGCTTTGCCAGTTGTGAATGTTCCCATTGAAGAAGTTATACCGCATGATCAATATAGTGCACACGATGGAAATCAGCAATATGACATAGCGCTTATAAGATTGGCGAATGAAGTTAATTTTACTG ACTTCGTGAAGCCAATTTGCTTACCACACGCTCCAGAATTTAAGAGCATGAAATTTGAAGGAATGACAATGGAAGTTGCTGGTTGGGGAAAGACCGAAACAA AATCTACATCGGATGTGAAACTTAAAGTCCGTCTGCCTGTTATAAAAGAGGATGAttgtaaagaaatttattcagCTGCGAACAGAGTGATAACGGATAGGCAAATGTGCGCTGGTGGTTTGTCGGGTGAAGACTCTTGCCGGGGTGACTCCGGAGGCCCACTCATGGGTCAGgacaatacaaataacaagGGTAAATGGTTTGCGGTGGGTATAGTGTCCTATGGACCATCCCCTTGCGGCACCTTAGGTTGGCCTGGTGTCTACACGCGTGTTACATACTTTACCGACTGGATTATTAGCAATATGCGATCATAA
- the LOC119828398 gene encoding CLIP domain-containing serine protease 2-like, with translation MRLLVFVFILSSSLSKIESSFQGEVCNVNNKPGSCKLLSQCAALVIEIKQAGTPMPTFMRRRLQSLGCGFDNEEPLVCCETPYTNVNTQFNFNNDRTNQQKPDLWGTITERPFNTQRPTFDVNKRGQNDNSIVDQIPDVRNHPNLRLLPRDCGSIESERIFGGNRTSLFEMPWMVLLSYRSGRGTKLSCGGTLITERYVLTAAHCVSFLGNKLQLEGVILGEYDIRQDPDCERMDGELICAPPARNVTIDRIIAHPSYSPQTLFDDIALIRLSEPADFSLDSMKALCLPTTPELQNERLEGLKGIVAGWGATEDGLQSPVLLSVALPIISNRECQNIFNESPHIYDRQLCAGGVQDKDSCGGDSGGPLMYPGRTGDVGIRYVQRGIVSYGSKRCGIGGYPGVYTRVAYYMDWILDNIS, from the exons ATGAGGTTATtggtgtttgtttttattttaagttcatCGTTATCAAAAATTGAATCCT CGTTCCAAGGAGAAGTCTGTAACGTAAACAACAAGCCTGGAAGCTGCAAGTTGCTCTCACAATGTGCTGCTCTTGTGATCGAAATCAAACAAGCAGGCACGCCAATGCCAACATTTATGAGGCGAAGACTCCAGTCGCTCGGCTGCGGTTTTGACAACGAAGAACCACTT GTATGCTGTGAAACACCCTACACAAATgtaaatacacaatttaatttcaataatgacAGAACAAACCAGCAGAAACCAGATTTATGGGGTACTATCACAGAGAGACCATTTAACACACAAAGGCCCACCTTCGATGTTAATAAAAGGGGTCAGAATGATAACAGCATAGTTGATCAAATCCCTGATGTAAGGAACCACCCGAATTTAAGATTACTCCCCAGAGACTGTGGTTCAATAGAGTCTGAAAGAATATTTGGCGGGAATCGGACGTCGTTGTTTGAAATGCCCTGGATGGTGTTATTATCCTATAGATCAG gcCGTGGCACAAAATTGAGCTGTGGGGGTACGCTCATAACGGAACGGTACGTCCTCACCGCCGCTCATTGTGTTTCATTCCTCGGCAACAAACTGCAACTAGAAGGCGTTATACTCGGTGAATATGATATTAGACAAGATCCAGATTGCGAGAGAATGGACGGCGAATTAATTTGCGCTCCTCCTGCTAGG AACGTGACAATTGATAGAATTATTGCACATCCTAGCTATTCTCCACAAACGTTGTTTGATGATATTGCATTGATAAGACTGTCGGAGCCTGCTGACTTTTCTTTGG ataGCATGAAGGCCCTTTGTTTGCCAACAACACCAGAGTTACAGAATGAGAGACTAGAAGGTTTAAAAGGAATAGTGGCTGGCTGGGGAGCGACTGAGGATGGATTGCAATCACCTGTACTTCTCAGTGTTGCCCTGCCAATAATTAGCAACAGGgaatgtcaaaatattttcaatga GTCACCGCACATTTATGACCGTCAGCTTTGCGCTGGGGGTGTTCAGGACAAGGACTCGTGTGGGGGGGACTCCGGAGGGCCCCTCATGTACCCTGGTCGGACGGGTGACGTCGGAATTCGATATGTCCAACGGGGAATTGTGTCTTATGGCTCCAAGAGATGCGGGATTGGGGGCTATCCAGGCGTTTACACTAGAGTCGCTTATTACATGGATTGGATTTTAGACAATATAAGTTGA